A window of the Oryza brachyantha chromosome 5, ObraRS2, whole genome shotgun sequence genome harbors these coding sequences:
- the LOC102716130 gene encoding uncharacterized protein At5g01610-like, translating to MDQVLNKVGSYWFSKRASKEIDSIGDDLSSISTSIGSGAKWMVNKIKGKMQKALPDLLKEYDMPAGLFPRDATNYEFNEETKKLTVYIPSTCDVGYKDSSVLRFFTCVTGYLEKGKLSDIEGLKTKVLVWTKVTAIKTEGSKVHFTAGVKKTRSRDAYEVVRDGITIDKF from the exons atggACCAGGTGCTGAACAAGGTGGGGAGCTACTGGTTCAGCAAGAGGGCGAGCAAGGAGATCGACTCCATCGGCGACGACCTCAGC TCAATCTCCACTAGCATTGGATCTGGAGCTAAATGGATGGTGAACAAAATCAAAG GGAAGATGCAGAAAGCATTGCCAGACCTTCTCAAGGAATATGACATGCCCGCAGGCCTCTTCCCAAGGGATGCTACTAACTATGAGTTCAACGAGGAGACAAAGAAGCTTACAGTGTACATCCCTTCAACCTGCGACGTTGGATACAAGGATTCGTCAGTTCTGCGATTCTTTACCTGTGTGACCGGCTACTTGGAGAAGGGAAAGCTCTCTGACATCGAGGGCCTGAAGACGAAAGTGCTCGTTTGGACCAAGGTGACTGCCATCAAGACCGAGGGGTCGAAGGTTCATTTCACTGCTGGCGTGAAGAAGACCCGCAGCCGCGACGCATATGAGGTGGTCAGAGATGGTATCACCATAGACAAGTTCTAA